The Theileria parva strain Muguga chromosome 1, complete sequence, whole genome shotgun sequence DNA window AAACTCTTAATTCCCAATACACCAACTATTTTACTcatatatatacaataaacattaatttcTCAGTAGTAATATCAATTTTCCATGTTATAACATTGCAAGGGTTTAGACATGTCTATGAGAATTAGAGGCAGTGacctttaaatttacatagtaCAGGCCTGAATAAATACTTTGGTAAGAATCCATTCTCAGGTCTATCTTTAAAAACTATTCCATTACACATAACGGGTTTATTTTTCCTCGAATCAAACATAAActaataatgatttaattatttacatacttctgttttaaaatatacaaattcaTTTTTCCCACTCTCTACAGGGAATTTCCACATCAAATGACCCATCTCCTCCCACCAATGTCCTAAATCACTCTTAAACACATATACTCGACTTTatacttaaaataacatgtatgtgttaaatagtgtgtTAGATGTGTGATTACCTGTTAATCCTGTGACTGTGGTAACAGTGCCGTCATCAGcgaattttaaatattctttTAGGCCAGGTCTagaaaatatgaatttattagtaaaatttacatatttgAGTATTTCGGGGGTTTATTAAATTCCAGGACCCACTTGTTTCCAACCAGCGGATAATGCGGTGATTCCTCAGATTCCtgataatttttactataaAGTATTAGATTAAAGGTACTTTGTGGAATTTGAAGAGTTTTTTGAGTTTTTTGGAGATTTCCCAGTATTTCGTTTTTATGTGATATTTCAGGATTAAAGTCCCAAACCATATTCGCTTCCACAAAAGATACTTAGAGATTTTAAGCTTTAACAATAGTAATTTACATGCCATTTTTGGCTTCCCATTGGAATATTGAGGCCCTTCATAGTGTGTGATTTCACTTTCTAATGGTCCAATTAGCCCAAATTTATGCCTTCCATTTATTCTCCCTATCCTTCTACAACACACTATtgatactaataataatatatgtatTATCCTCATCACAacatgtataaaatatattttttatggAATCCCATTCCCCAATATACTCATAACACACCAGAACACGcataatagtataaattcAAGGTTAATAGATTATGAATTACAGGGATTTTGCGATAACTTTCAACTGCATTTGTAATCGTTTGGAGAGTGAGGGATTGAGTTGTTTGAGAAAGTCTTGTCCCAGATGTTTCATCAAGTGCAAAATCTGCTTATTTAACTCCTCCGTCGAGAACTCAGTCTCGTAAATTGATATAAATATCTTCGCCAACTGGCCAAGATTACTATTCTCCACTCCCAATATCATTTGATTGTTCTAATCACACATATTAATCAGTACTataatagttatataattattacattaGTAATTGGAGTAGTATACTAGGGGTAATAACATAATACTATGCTTAAATATCTAAACTAGTGCGTAACTGGGTAACTAATAAAATAGTGTGATACGGAGAGAACGAGATCCATGAGTTCTTTGTGTACGCGTTTTCCTTCAGTTTCATCTTGTCTGAGTGGCAGGTGTTTGAGCCACAGTGTGAGATAATTACTGGCGTCTGGGAGGTTATTGCCTTGGTATCTGATGAGATCACCGAGTGCTGCAACTGCGTTGTCAGTTGCATTCTGTTGATCTTTTTGTGATGAAGGGAATCTCATCTTCAGTGCTGAACTTAGCTTGACAGCTGACTCATTCGCTAAATGTGCGAATTCGGGTAATTTTGATAGTCTACTCACGCTGTAACAGGCATACTGTCTCACACTCGCCTCTTTACTCTCAATGTTCTTGAGCACGTGTGGTAAGAACTTGTCCCAAAATGTGATTACTCGAGACTGTAAAAACTCTATCATGTCACCACAAAAATACAACGCTATAGCCACATCATCAGGGACATTCTTCTCCAAGTTCATACACAGAAATCTACAACACAATGTTTTATGGTGTtatagtgttaattatatttagagtagtaatattatactaattatactcttaagtatataaataattaactatatactaatactaaactaaataattctTACTGTAGACATTGGGGATGACATGTGGACATGAATTCATCGGGATGATGTTTCATGACAACTCCGAAGATATCAAGAAGTGATGATCTGAAGGTTTGTTCAGcctcttcatcttcttctaGAGTTAGAATTTCATCAGGATCTAAGTCTTTACTAGCCCTGCATTTACGGTAAATGGCCTTAATCTTGGATGACTTCTCAATTatcaataataatttattagtcAACAGGTTAAGCACATTTTGGTTCAGAATTCCAGGTCCTGCACAGTCTAAACAGCGGTAAAGACCGTTTGCTGATACTGAGAGGATGTCTACTGGCACTGTGTACTCAGAATCCACTTCACGTGTCTTCTCAAGGTCTGTCAACACTGCATTCATTAtatttagtaataattCCAGTAACATTTCTTTACTGCTGTTACGCTTCTCTATTGCTATTCTCTTGGCTTCAATCATATTCGCCATTGCTGATAAGGCCTTTTGTTTTAGTTCTGCAGTTAACACACAGGACAATAATGGCAACACTGCCTGAGCCGTTGACGGGATATAATCCTCATACAATTCCTTCAACTCGTCTACTATTATCGCCACCAGACTCAATGTCTGCTCCAACTCATCCACCAATGATGTTCTCAACCCAGCACCACCATCCAAACCCATCAACAACGTTACATCCTAAATATTATGAGTGggttttataatattattataggggtataataatagtattagacATAAATAACTCAAATAAAGGTAACTAAAAATtcatataataataattggTACTTGATCTTGGAAAGATTGTGAGGATTTGGTTAATTCGGTGAGTAGTAGTGGTACGATTTTGGGTAGGAAAGGTACAAAATTGGTTCCTAGCGCTGTACATAGTCTTCCTAATGCTTCATTTATATACTCTCGTACTGGGTCATCGCTCTCACTTGGCTGCTCCATTATCTGTATCAACGCGTTCATACACTCAATCCCATCGTTTCTAAACACGTCCTTTCCTAATACATTATTAGTCATTAACAGAcaaaatatgaatatttagggtaaaacaaaaatataaagggtaaaatgtgaaaattaAGGGGTAAATCAGGGGTAACTAAGTAACCACCTAACTATGCTTAGATTACTCCGTAGTGGATACCTATGGACATTCCGATGATTGAAATACATTCGATGGCTTTCCCGCGGCAAGTTCTTTCCTCTGTGGAGGTACatttagtaataatttcCTTCATGAGTGGAATAATTgtattgtaatatttaataaaatgttcTTCAAGAACACCTGCGGTGACTGCCAATGATGTTACTGCCTGTTCAGTCACTGATCTGCCAGTGTTGGCGcttattttactcaataATCTTTGTACCACTAAATCTCCAAATGGTAATAAATGTTCCTTTTGTACTTCTTCCGCAAAGTTAATAAAGGCCGAAAGTGCGTGGGATTGTACTCTGGGGCTTGGGTCCTCAAACGCCTTAATCAGAGGTGGTAAAACCTCTTCATGAAAGTTCAATTGTACATACGGTTGATGGTCTAATGCTATTTGTCCAATTGTCTGACATACGGCAAATCTTATTCTGTAGTCTGCATCACTAAGTTTCTCTAGCATGATCCCGATGATTGAGGAGAGTCTGTCAATTTCATCGTCAGTCAGAAACTCTACAGTCTGTGAAATGGCCATTATGGctacaaatttatactGCCACTGGGGTGTCTGGAGATACTGTGACGCTGTGGACAGGACCCAGTCCATAAAAGGACAATTATCCACAGATTCAAAAGCACGTCCTAAACGATCTAAACCTTCCTCTGAGGCACTATAAAGTGTATGTGCATCATCTTCAGTACCCGTTTCCAACCATTCAGTGTAACTTTCATCCTGTATATCTAGCATACAGGtcattaaacaattaaCCATACGGAGTCCGAAATTAGGTATTGACAATGCTGTCTGAGGTTTCTTTTCAGGTAACACCAGTAACAATTCCAATGCCAGAGCTCTCAATTCACCGTCTAATCCTCTTGCAGGTCCTTCAGCCAATGCCAGTTCTAACATAcgtgtaaaaaataactcgATATGTGGTTTAAAAAACTTAGCGTTATTCTCAAGTATCATTAATACTCCTGTTAGTGAGCTTTCCAGCTCATCTCTAGCACCTGGTTCTGTACAACCCAAGAGTCTCCTGAGTGAATCCAATATCAACGGCACAGTATCCCTCAAATAACTGGCGACGCCAACTTCTTCATAATCTACAGCAACTCCAATTACACAAATAGCTTCAGTTCTAACACTGGTATCCACACTCATCAAACTGGTCTTAATCAGTGCGGCAACTTCATTGGATCTACTGACTAAATCTTCTGCAAAGTAAGAGAAACATTCGCCTAACAATTTGAGACCAGATTTTCTGTATACCGGATTATCATTTTGTATTAATCTGATGGTGATGGAGGCCAGTTCTGGCCATTCACCTGGTGCCATGGACCTGGAAACTAGATCTGCAATAGTATCACAAACATTACGACGTATTGATTGGTGTGATTCAGACTCGATGGACTTTAGTAATgaagattttaataaagATTTGACATCATTTGAGACCAGTTTCCAGGTATTATGAGGTGCCTCACCAGAACGTGAAACATCCAATAAAATACGTATTAAAACCACTGATTGTAATCTCCTCTCATCCTTTGGCTCCGTTAACATTACGTTCAATGTTAGCCTTAAGATACCATTCAGATCATGATTCTTCAAAGTGGTTATCTTAGCGTCGGCATCTGAACGTAGAGAATTATCACTTGAAGATAACGCCTCTAACAAAGAGACAAACACTTCGCTGTTCATGTTCTCACTCATTAGAAGAATATAACTCAAAGATTAATATGTTATTCCAGTTCTAATTGGCATAATACGATGGAAAATTTGGTATTATGGTATCTGGgaaaattagtgtaaaaaaacaaaatcaacaaatgtataataatggaaataatgatttattatatgttacacatttattttaataattttaacgaGATTTTACGCCTTTGGGGCTACCCCATGGTACGTTAAAGAATAATCCACTTTATCCTCATTCATCACACTTATTAATCACACATCTAGTTACTAATTTGTCTAATCTATTTGTatctaaattttaagtGGAGATTAACACTGATTTCACAATCTTCTTCAGGGTTGTCCCGATAGGAATTACTGGGATTCCTCTTGttaatacaatttacatatttatcttctataaaaaattttcatattaaattattctaattttaaaatgtaatttaaataatttatttattcatctttataatgttaaattttgggagtaataattttaaccactTTACACAAGTAAATAGTACCAAAAATGAACCTCTCAGCCTCTTTATTACCCACGTAATATCCTTAAGCAGTTAGTATACCAATGTACAGtaatattgtgtatatgataaattgttCTATAGgaagatgatgaaaatttaaattataatttttctcTAAAATCTTTCGAAATTTGCTCCAAATTCACGAAATCATCAGATAACAATGTGAGTGACAATGAGGAGGAAGTACAGTCTACCAGTGAAATGTGTGAGTATTTTGTGAATTGTGATGGTCAGATTAGGGATGTTGACATATTACACACTTTGGTATATTCTCAGTTTGAGAATGTACTATTAATCCTAGTGGCAACAAATTCTACATCACATTACTTCACAAATGAAGAcgatttttacacatttttacagcTTTACACTTTGAAATTTGACTCTGAAAACTCtttaaatttggaaaattcACTCCaattattatctttatttcctgtaaaggtattttacaGCCTGTTTTATTGTGTTTAGATGGATTATTGTGTGCAATTGAAGTGGTTACAGGTGAATTATGAGACGGGTTTTCTATTTGCAGTTTTACTCTTTAATTCtggaaaagttaaaattgcCAGATTTAACATCAATAAACTGTCAAACTTACTCCAATCCACTCAGGACCTTAGTAAGAGGTTAGTAATATCAATATTGTACTGATGTGTAGAGTGCTGGATTTGGAATTTGTGTGGGAATATAATCAGAACATTAattacaataataaaatcaattgCTTCGATATTTCATAcaaaagtatttttaccACCACCTTAACTAACCTACTCAGTCTGATTTAACCTTAACTAACGATTAATATGTTGTGTTATAGTTTGTGAATCATTGGTGATGTTGGCTTGTGGTACGAATGACGGGTTTTTACTCATTTTGGATTTCAACTTAAACCTCTTCAACTCCAACACTCACACATCAGACACCAAAGACGAGGTTGACTGTATCGAAGTTGATTCTGAAGTTGTAGATTCCTTTAAAACTGTTCCAGTCTTAACTGGTGTCAATAACACACCCGTCTAcgtatttttatactaattgtatcaatttttagagatcaattttatcactCAATTTCTTACCCTTACCAAACTCTTTCATACTCGCAATCGGCACTTTCTCCAAAGGCGTCGTCCTATGGTATTCACTACACTATGTACTATTTACCCTTTTAGTTCTATATACTTGACACAACTGAATGAATATTAGGGACGTACGACATGTTGATGGTGAGCTGAAAAcgtatagtaatataatgAAACCAGtgaataaagttaattgGAGTAGGAATAgtcaatttttattatgttgTACGTCAAGTGGTTTGTATATTGACTGGCAGAACAACACTACTGCCAATTCAATTAACCCTGTGAAACTTAgtaaagataaaataaataatgtttgGGATAATATTTGCTGGAATGTAGACTCCTCCGATGATACCATCACATACTCTTTCGATTCCGGACAGTATCAACACTATTACTAGTTACCAATagttaacacattttcaagTAGCTAACTAATTTTCCACAAATTGtctaaataatgtttagGCTGATACAATTGATGATGTCAAATATGAATAAGaagaatatttataatgATTTCACAATTTATCAATGGGATTTCCTCAAACCACGTACCGTCCCATATTCATAGTTATTACCTAGTCataacataattaacaattaaatGTCATAATTGTTTAGAGATGGAGATGGAAGTGTATAAGTATTCTGATTCAATGGTTGATAATGTGAATTATTCAATGAAGAATAGATTCATTAaggatttaaattttgctAAAAAAGTCGGCATTTCAATCACCAAATCCAACTCAAGTGTTAACACTTCAAATGTTGAACCAAATGATAATCTCTTAAAAATGAGGACTAAAATCTTATCACTCAACACGTACTACAATAATATCACACACTGTTGTTCTAGGGTTAAGAGTATGATGACGAGTATTTCAAGTTATAAGATTAATTTAATGGTGTATGGAGGGAATCTGGGACTCCTACACCTAATACTAACGGTTGAATAattccaaattttaatcattttgGCATCAACTCATTCGCATAATTCAGGCCAAACAACTATAAACATTTATACTATAGCTAGAGTAATTGGCGTATCTAATCCACATAGTAACTACATAAGTATATACCTAGTAACTACataagtatagtatactTCATCTTCCTTTTCCTTGTCgagtaattttttatcgtATGATTTCGGTTCATTGGAGTGTAAGGCCCAGAAACATGAAATAGTCtaaaacataataataattgagtaaatttacactattcCCAGTATTCCAGTTGTCCATATGACATAAAAATCCCAACGCATATTCTCTCCtcttataatttataaaacaaTATTTCTAATCAAAcattattagtaaattaactagtaactatgataaaataatgtgtatacTTTGTCTGGAATGAAGTTGATGGATTCGATATCGCCAAAAGGTTTAGCAAGATCATTAATGGAAT harbors:
- the sal3 gene encoding HEAT repeat family protein, with the protein product MSENMNSEVFVSLLEALSSSDNSLRSDADAKITTLKNHDLNGILRLTLNVMLTEPKDERRLQSVVLIRILLDVSRSGEAPHNTWKLVSNDVKSLLKSSLLKSIESESHQSIRRNVCDTIADLVSRSMAPGEWPELASITIRLIQNDNPVYRKSGLKLLGECFSYFAEDLVSRSNEVAALIKTSLMSVDTSVRTEAICVIGVAVDYEEVGVASYLRDTVPLILDSLRRLLGCTEPGARDELESSLTGVLMILENNAKFFKPHIELFFTRMLELALAEGPARGLDGELRALALELLLVLPEKKPQTALSIPNFGLRMVNCLMTCMLDIQDESYTEWLETGTEDDAHTLYSASEEGLDRLGRAFESVDNCPFMDWVLSTASQYLQTPQWQYKFVAIMAISQTVEFLTDDEIDRLSSIIGIMLEKLSDADYRIRFAVCQTIGQIALDHQPYVQLNFHEEVLPPLIKAFEDPSPRVQSHALSAFINFAEEVQKEHLLPFGDLVVQRLLSKISANTGRSVTEQAVTSLAVTAGVLEEHFIKYYNTIIPLMKEIITKCTSTEERTCRGKAIECISIIGMSIGKDVFRNDGIECMNALIQIMEQPSESDDPVREYINEALGRLCTALGTNFVPFLPKIVPLLLTELTKSSQSFQDQDVTLLMGLDGGAGLRTSLVDELEQTLSLVAIIVDELKELYEDYIPSTAQAVLPLLSCVLTAELKQKALSAMANMIEAKRIAIEKRNSSKEMLLELLLNIMNAVLTDLEKTREVDSEYTVPVDILSVSANGLYRCLDCAGPGILNQNVLNLLTNKLLLIIEKSSKIKAIYRKCRASKDLDPDEILTLEEDEEAEQTFRSSLLDIFGVVMKHHPDEFMSTCHPQCLQFLCMNLEKNVPDDVAIALYFCGDMIEFLQSRVITFWDKFLPHVLKNIESKEASVRQYACYSVSRLSKLPEFAHLANESAVKLSSALKMRFPSSQKDQQNATDNAVAALGDLIRYQGNNLPDASNYLTLWLKHLPLRQDETEGKRVHKELMDLVLSNNQMILGVENSNLGQLAKIFISIYETEFSTEELNKQILHLMKHLGQDFLKQLNPSLSKRLQMQLKVIAKSL